The Zobellia alginiliquefaciens genome contains a region encoding:
- a CDS encoding substrate-binding domain-containing protein — MKKVRIIGVPEHFNLPWHMAIEEGAFEERGIDLEWTEVPEGTGKMCQMLQDNETDLAIILTEGLVKSITEGNPSKIVQEYISTPLQWGIHVGAKSEYQSIADLKGTKAAISRMGSGSHLMAFVNAQNEGWSTETLQFEIINNLQGAVTALTEGTADYFMWEHFTTKPLVDKVVFRRLGDCPTPWPCFVVAATQKFINEEESILRHILEVINNYTSEFKQIPSIGRSLANRYEQQLEDIQEWLRITQWSQKQLPEATLTKVQDTLRELNLIDKPISLSKILN; from the coding sequence ATGAAAAAAGTAAGAATTATAGGCGTTCCAGAACATTTTAACCTTCCGTGGCATATGGCCATAGAAGAAGGCGCTTTTGAAGAAAGAGGTATTGATTTAGAATGGACGGAGGTTCCGGAAGGGACGGGGAAAATGTGCCAAATGCTTCAGGACAATGAAACAGATCTGGCCATAATTCTAACTGAAGGTCTCGTAAAGAGTATAACGGAGGGCAACCCATCTAAAATTGTTCAAGAATATATTTCTACGCCGTTACAATGGGGAATACATGTAGGTGCCAAAAGCGAATACCAATCCATAGCCGACCTTAAAGGAACCAAAGCTGCAATTAGCCGGATGGGCAGCGGAAGCCATCTAATGGCTTTTGTAAACGCGCAAAATGAAGGATGGTCTACAGAAACGCTGCAATTTGAAATCATAAATAATCTTCAGGGAGCAGTTACCGCTTTAACAGAAGGTACAGCCGATTATTTCATGTGGGAACACTTCACAACAAAACCTTTGGTGGACAAAGTTGTTTTTAGAAGGTTGGGCGACTGCCCTACTCCTTGGCCTTGTTTTGTAGTTGCAGCTACTCAAAAATTCATTAATGAAGAAGAAAGTATCTTACGACATATTTTAGAGGTCATTAACAACTATACTTCTGAATTTAAACAAATACCAAGTATAGGTCGCAGTCTAGCCAACAGATACGAACAGCAATTGGAGGATATTCAGGAGTGGTTAAGAATAACGCAATGGAGCCAGAAGCAACTTCCAGAAGCTACACTAACAAAAGTTCAAGACACCTTAAGGGAATTAAATCTAATTGATAAACCTATTTCCCTATCAAAGATCTTAAATTAA
- a CDS encoding translation initiation factor has protein sequence MDLQDQLKNLFPDHEPEETETPAEEKSDIWLQDDPIICKYEKRKGKPITILEGYNGAESDFKKLAKELKTKLSVGGSFKNGQIIIQGDYRDKIMTLLKEKGFAVKRVGG, from the coding sequence ATGGATTTGCAAGACCAATTAAAGAACCTTTTTCCGGACCACGAACCCGAAGAAACAGAAACTCCTGCAGAGGAGAAAAGTGATATTTGGTTACAGGACGACCCTATTATTTGTAAATACGAAAAGCGAAAAGGGAAACCTATTACCATTTTAGAAGGTTATAACGGTGCGGAAAGTGATTTTAAAAAATTGGCAAAAGAGCTTAAGACTAAATTAAGCGTAGGTGGTAGTTTTAAAAATGGTCAAATCATTATTCAGGGCGATTATAGAGATAAAATTATGACTTTATTGAAAGAAAAAGGTTTTGCAGTGAAGCGAGTTGGAGGGTAA
- the ppk1 gene encoding polyphosphate kinase 1 → MDRKLYKHRDVNWLSFNERVLLEAANPSTPLLERLKFLAIFSSNLDEFFQVRVSQLRQLKSVDKSLRKKLVLRSNKTLKKILGIVDEQQQRFGSIMEEIFDELAKEHIRFLTDEGLNPDQKQFLDTFFKGVSENCNVFKAEEKPKLEDGGLYFFVAQTNGECYFVSIPSNTHERFVKLPGDDHSFMFLDDVVKLNLDKLLPVGTIEASYSLKLSRDAELYLEDDFGDTPLADQIYDALDQRKSGQPTRLLYDVKMPEAFLTIIREVLDIGVIDLFPGGRYHNLSDFFSLKNPTDNPNLVYKPQQPLPHPVLSQTQDIFSSIKEKDQLVHFPYQSFDVVEQFIAAAAKDDQVLHIKITLYRIAKSSVLTDALLLVLKKGKKVTIFVEAKARFDEKNNIEWGKVFQDNGAQVYFSVPNIKVHSKIALVERIENDSIQKYAYIGTGNFNATTSRIYCDHGLFTAHNQITDDLYQVFSTLKRRLIIPKVKRLLVSPFNTRNVFLKSIETEIKNSKAGLPAKITAKMNSLEDQTMIDALYRASEAGVQVRLIVRGFCCLIAKPIEELPPGSSPIIITSIVDRYLEHGRIYLFHDNGDEKMYIGSADWMTRNLDRRIEVLTPVLDTDVFSELKDILELQLNDTAKARVQDAKDSNTLVSPEEGNPIRSQYAIYEYLKQKRNANYRAVSVDK, encoded by the coding sequence ATGGACAGAAAATTGTATAAACACCGAGATGTAAATTGGTTGTCTTTTAATGAAAGAGTACTATTGGAAGCTGCCAATCCCAGCACTCCTCTTTTGGAACGGCTAAAATTCTTAGCCATTTTCTCATCAAATCTTGATGAATTCTTTCAAGTGCGTGTTTCACAACTTCGACAATTAAAATCCGTTGACAAATCCCTTCGAAAGAAACTGGTTTTACGCTCAAACAAAACCTTGAAAAAAATTCTGGGTATTGTAGATGAACAACAACAGCGGTTTGGCAGCATCATGGAAGAAATCTTCGATGAACTCGCTAAGGAGCATATTCGCTTTTTGACGGATGAAGGACTAAATCCTGACCAAAAACAGTTTCTAGACACCTTTTTCAAGGGTGTTTCAGAAAATTGTAATGTATTTAAAGCGGAAGAGAAACCAAAACTGGAGGATGGTGGACTCTATTTTTTCGTAGCTCAGACCAATGGTGAATGTTATTTTGTAAGTATACCTTCTAATACCCACGAGCGCTTTGTTAAGCTTCCTGGCGACGACCATTCTTTTATGTTTTTGGACGATGTGGTAAAATTGAATCTGGATAAACTTTTACCAGTAGGAACAATTGAGGCCAGTTATTCTTTAAAGCTCTCCAGAGACGCTGAACTTTATTTGGAAGATGATTTTGGGGACACGCCGTTAGCGGATCAAATTTACGATGCTTTAGATCAGAGAAAATCAGGACAACCCACACGGCTGCTGTACGATGTTAAAATGCCTGAGGCGTTTCTAACAATTATCAGGGAAGTCTTGGATATCGGCGTAATTGACCTTTTTCCAGGGGGGAGATATCATAACCTTTCGGATTTTTTCAGCTTAAAAAACCCTACGGATAATCCTAATTTAGTCTATAAGCCACAACAGCCGCTACCGCATCCTGTGTTGTCTCAAACCCAAGATATTTTCTCATCCATAAAAGAGAAAGATCAATTGGTGCATTTTCCGTATCAAAGTTTTGATGTGGTGGAACAGTTTATTGCTGCAGCCGCTAAAGATGATCAGGTGCTACATATTAAAATCACCTTATACCGTATCGCAAAATCTTCGGTGTTAACAGACGCGCTACTTCTGGTGCTTAAAAAGGGAAAAAAAGTAACTATTTTTGTAGAAGCAAAAGCGCGCTTTGACGAAAAGAACAATATTGAATGGGGTAAGGTGTTCCAAGATAATGGAGCTCAGGTTTACTTTAGCGTTCCTAATATTAAGGTGCATTCCAAAATTGCCTTAGTGGAACGAATAGAAAACGATTCTATTCAAAAATATGCTTACATAGGTACTGGAAACTTTAACGCCACCACTTCAAGAATTTATTGCGACCATGGACTCTTTACAGCTCACAATCAAATAACTGACGATTTATATCAGGTTTTTTCAACTTTAAAACGCCGTTTGATTATCCCCAAAGTAAAACGCCTGCTTGTTTCGCCTTTCAATACCAGAAATGTATTCTTAAAATCCATTGAAACCGAAATAAAAAATAGTAAAGCTGGCCTTCCTGCAAAGATTACCGCAAAAATGAATAGCCTGGAAGATCAAACCATGATAGATGCGCTATATCGTGCTAGTGAAGCAGGTGTACAAGTCCGTCTAATTGTTCGCGGGTTTTGCTGTTTAATTGCTAAACCCATTGAGGAATTGCCGCCGGGCAGTTCTCCCATTATTATAACTAGTATTGTAGACCGTTATTTAGAGCATGGCCGTATCTATTTGTTTCACGATAATGGAGACGAAAAAATGTATATTGGCTCTGCGGATTGGATGACACGAAATCTAGACCGAAGGATTGAGGTGCTCACCCCTGTTTTGGATACCGATGTTTTTAGTGAATTAAAAGATATTCTAGAGCTTCAGTTAAACGATACGGCAAAGGCCCGTGTGCAGGATGCAAAGGATAGCAATACACTGGTGTCACCAGAAGAAGGAAATCCCATCCGTTCTCAATATGCTATTTATGAGTATCTGAAGCAAAAACGCAATGCTAATTACAGAGCAGTTTCGGTAGACAAATAG
- a CDS encoding isopenicillin N synthase family dioxygenase translates to MSAIPSVDLQDFVSDNSERKEKFIKEIGSAFENIGFVALSGHFLSDDLVKSLYDEIKKFFDLPQDVKDSYEIEGIGGQRGYTSFGKEHAKGKKEGDLKEFWHFGQYVQDNPKLEAEYPDNVMVDELPTFNAVGKETYQMLEKTAKYVLRALALHLNLEETYFDDYIKNGNSILRPIHYPPITSEPKNAVRAAAHGDINLITLLMGAHGRGLQVKNHEGEWVDAIARPDQLMINVGDMLSRLTNNKLKSTIHQVVNPPKELWGTSRYSIPFFMHPISEMPLNCLENCEDDAHPKQFEDITAGEFLHERLIELGLIKG, encoded by the coding sequence ATGAGTGCAATACCTAGTGTAGATTTACAAGATTTTGTTTCGGATAATAGCGAGAGAAAAGAGAAATTCATAAAAGAAATTGGTTCCGCTTTTGAGAATATTGGCTTTGTAGCCTTAAGCGGTCATTTTCTATCGGATGATTTAGTAAAAAGTCTTTATGATGAAATAAAGAAATTTTTTGACCTTCCCCAAGATGTGAAAGATTCTTATGAAATAGAAGGAATAGGTGGTCAACGCGGATATACATCCTTTGGAAAGGAACACGCAAAAGGTAAAAAAGAAGGTGATCTAAAGGAATTCTGGCATTTTGGGCAATATGTACAAGACAACCCTAAATTGGAAGCGGAGTATCCGGATAACGTTATGGTGGACGAGTTACCGACCTTCAATGCGGTTGGCAAAGAAACTTACCAGATGCTGGAGAAAACGGCCAAGTATGTGCTGCGGGCCTTGGCACTTCATCTTAATTTAGAAGAAACTTATTTTGATGATTATATAAAGAACGGTAATTCTATATTACGCCCTATTCATTACCCTCCTATTACCTCTGAACCTAAAAATGCGGTGCGTGCAGCTGCACATGGTGATATTAACCTTATAACCTTATTAATGGGAGCTCACGGTCGCGGACTGCAAGTAAAAAACCATGAAGGCGAATGGGTAGATGCTATTGCACGGCCTGATCAGTTAATGATCAATGTGGGCGATATGCTTTCTAGGCTTACCAATAACAAATTAAAGTCTACTATTCATCAAGTTGTGAATCCGCCTAAGGAACTATGGGGAACTTCTCGTTATTCTATTCCTTTCTTTATGCATCCCATAAGCGAAATGCCCCTTAATTGTTTAGAGAACTGCGAAGATGACGCCCATCCAAAGCAATTTGAAGACATTACAGCTGGCGAGTTCCTGCATGAGCGTTTGATTGAGTTAGGACTTATAAAAGGATAA
- a CDS encoding DUF1835 domain-containing protein yields MSSLLHITNGDSFTDRLKSLKIKGDIITWREMLCEGKTLTNVGSESFWKARFEFLNKNYKVSKSWFIEKTLKEYRSLCNHKQQDEIVLWFEYDLFCQVNMIAVLSWLKTNRKYAQVSLVCSGKEDSTDKMYSLNDLNDDQLQELYKNKVELTQDDIEYADYVWQLYCSDNPIRLENLSDFGEFQFNYLGDAVRTHLHRFPSIKNGLNQMENDILRLALDKKPTSKGAFVTEILQNQGLLGFSDTQYDRALGRLKPLFSSFNPVRLTRKGKEILENKTSYYSCIQDNNVYLGGALKYNFLYNTEANRILKL; encoded by the coding sequence ATGAGTTCCCTTTTGCACATCACTAACGGAGATAGCTTTACGGATAGATTAAAATCACTAAAAATAAAGGGTGACATTATCACGTGGCGTGAAATGTTATGCGAAGGAAAAACCCTCACTAATGTGGGGAGTGAATCTTTTTGGAAAGCCCGTTTTGAATTTTTAAATAAAAATTACAAGGTATCAAAATCATGGTTTATTGAAAAAACCTTAAAAGAATACCGATCCCTTTGTAATCATAAACAACAAGATGAGATCGTACTCTGGTTTGAGTACGATCTTTTTTGTCAGGTAAATATGATAGCTGTACTAAGTTGGCTAAAAACCAACCGCAAGTATGCACAAGTTTCTTTGGTCTGTAGCGGTAAGGAAGACAGTACGGATAAAATGTACAGTCTGAACGATCTAAACGATGACCAGCTACAGGAATTATATAAGAATAAAGTAGAGCTGACGCAAGATGATATTGAGTATGCGGACTATGTTTGGCAATTGTATTGCAGTGACAACCCAATACGTTTAGAAAATTTATCGGATTTTGGCGAATTCCAGTTTAACTATTTAGGAGATGCGGTTCGTACGCATTTACATCGTTTTCCAAGTATTAAGAACGGACTTAATCAAATGGAAAATGACATCTTAAGACTTGCGCTAGACAAAAAGCCCACCTCAAAAGGAGCGTTTGTTACTGAAATCCTTCAGAATCAAGGTTTATTAGGATTTTCGGATACGCAATACGACCGTGCCTTAGGAAGGCTGAAACCTTTGTTTTCTTCTTTTAACCCCGTTAGACTTACTAGAAAAGGAAAAGAGATTTTAGAAAACAAAACAAGCTACTATTCCTGTATTCAAGATAACAATGTATACCTAGGTGGTGCTTTAAAGTATAATTTCCTTTATAATACCGAAGCTAACAGAATCCTAAAGCTGTAA
- a CDS encoding response regulator, which produces MKNLEQLNSILLIDDDEINNILHSVFINKLDLGLEVNTALNGKEGLDFILGDGEVKLELPCMVMLDLKMPIMDGWEFMKSYEESVPKELKDQITIVLVTTSDNQEDKDRAKSNKFIDDFSQKPLSDDTFRHLIQSHFNLVVI; this is translated from the coding sequence ATGAAAAATTTAGAGCAATTAAATTCAATATTACTTATTGATGATGATGAAATAAACAACATCTTACATTCAGTTTTTATTAATAAATTAGATTTGGGTTTAGAAGTTAATACAGCGCTAAATGGTAAAGAGGGCCTTGACTTTATTTTGGGTGATGGCGAGGTAAAATTAGAATTGCCATGCATGGTAATGCTTGATTTAAAAATGCCGATTATGGACGGATGGGAGTTCATGAAATCATATGAAGAATCTGTTCCAAAAGAATTGAAGGATCAAATCACCATAGTTCTAGTAACTACAAGTGATAATCAAGAGGATAAGGATAGAGCGAAAAGCAATAAGTTTATTGATGATTTCTCTCAAAAACCTTTATCTGACGATACTTTTAGGCATTTGATTCAAAGTCATTTCAATCTAGTCGTTATTTAA
- a CDS encoding NAD(P)/FAD-dependent oxidoreductase, translating into MEQYEVIIVGGGLAGLTAAIHLSKTGHRVLVFEKNTYPHHKVCGEYVSNEVLPYLKKLGVNLDKSGAVPITTLRFSTVKGSGLKTELPLGGTGISRYAFDYLLYEKAVESGVDFIFDSVNSIEYKNTVFKVVTIDNRKYTSSIVIGAYGKRSVLDKQLNRSFIKEKSSWLAVKSHYRLADFPDREVGLHNFKGGYGGLSKTESGAVNFCYLASYQSFQKEKDVERFHRNVVQENPILKDFLSRAEPLFDSPLTIAQVSFEAKAPIKDHVIMCGDTAGLIHPLCGNGMAMAIHSAKIASEYIDAFLSGDKMNRKDMEQGYIKKWNRTFKRRLWFGRQLQSLLLHPSWSAFGISLVARQPWLLKQLIKNTHGKPINE; encoded by the coding sequence GTGGAGCAATATGAGGTTATCATTGTAGGAGGTGGATTGGCAGGCTTAACGGCGGCTATCCATTTATCAAAGACTGGGCATAGGGTTTTGGTCTTTGAAAAAAACACATACCCGCACCATAAAGTTTGTGGCGAATATGTATCCAATGAAGTGCTCCCATATTTAAAAAAATTAGGAGTAAACTTAGACAAGTCTGGAGCTGTCCCAATCACTACGCTACGGTTTTCGACGGTTAAGGGAAGTGGTCTAAAGACTGAATTACCGCTTGGAGGAACAGGCATTAGTCGGTATGCCTTTGATTATCTGCTGTATGAGAAAGCGGTGGAATCAGGAGTGGACTTTATTTTTGACAGTGTAAATTCTATTGAATATAAAAATACTGTTTTTAAGGTAGTTACAATCGATAATCGAAAGTATACTTCAAGCATAGTCATTGGTGCTTATGGCAAGCGAAGTGTGCTAGACAAGCAGTTGAACCGTAGTTTTATCAAGGAGAAATCGTCTTGGCTGGCTGTAAAGAGTCATTACCGCTTGGCAGACTTTCCAGACCGTGAAGTAGGTCTCCATAATTTTAAAGGGGGGTATGGTGGACTATCAAAAACGGAATCGGGAGCGGTTAATTTTTGTTATCTAGCGTCCTATCAAAGTTTTCAAAAGGAAAAAGACGTTGAACGATTTCACAGGAATGTAGTTCAAGAAAATCCAATTCTAAAAGATTTTCTCTCCCGCGCAGAACCATTATTTGATTCCCCTTTGACCATAGCGCAAGTGTCTTTTGAAGCTAAGGCTCCTATAAAAGACCACGTCATTATGTGCGGAGACACAGCTGGTTTAATTCACCCTCTTTGTGGAAACGGTATGGCGATGGCCATTCATAGCGCTAAAATAGCCTCGGAATATATAGATGCTTTTTTATCTGGAGATAAAATGAACCGAAAAGATATGGAGCAGGGGTACATAAAAAAATGGAATCGTACCTTTAAAAGGCGCTTGTGGTTTGGCAGACAATTGCAGTCTCTGTTGCTTCACCCTAGTTGGTCCGCCTTCGGAATTTCACTCGTTGCAAGACAACCATGGCTTTTAAAACAACTGATTAA
- a CDS encoding OmpA family protein, with amino-acid sequence MKKIALKSIYIIMAMTMVVGCKTVQNANNKQKGAVIGAGSGAAIGGVIGNNVGSGNNTVLGAILGAAIGGVAGGYIGDRMDRQAERIEEEIPGAEVSRVGEGINVTFNEDAGVYFDTNKSDVKGTSQTTLNSMAQILKDYPKSNVLVEGHTDSAGPDEYNMNLSKQRATSVTDYLISQGIDKSRLETRWYGESQPVGDNTTTEGKAKNRRVELAIVASEALKQEAKQQVKG; translated from the coding sequence ATGAAAAAAATAGCTTTAAAATCAATATATATCATCATGGCCATGACCATGGTTGTAGGTTGTAAAACGGTGCAAAATGCCAATAACAAACAAAAAGGTGCCGTAATAGGTGCTGGTAGCGGTGCTGCTATTGGTGGTGTAATCGGAAACAATGTTGGAAGTGGTAATAATACGGTATTAGGTGCAATCCTTGGTGCCGCTATTGGCGGTGTCGCTGGTGGATATATCGGAGATCGCATGGATCGTCAGGCAGAGCGTATTGAGGAAGAGATTCCGGGTGCAGAAGTAAGTAGGGTTGGTGAAGGTATCAATGTTACGTTTAACGAAGATGCAGGTGTTTATTTTGATACTAATAAATCCGATGTAAAAGGTACTTCTCAAACCACATTGAATAGTATGGCTCAAATCTTAAAAGATTATCCAAAATCTAATGTACTTGTAGAAGGTCATACGGATAGTGCTGGACCTGATGAGTATAATATGAACTTATCAAAACAAAGAGCTACTTCTGTAACTGACTATTTAATTTCTCAAGGCATTGACAAAAGCCGATTGGAGACAAGATGGTACGGCGAATCTCAGCCTGTAGGTGATAATACTACTACGGAAGGTAAAGCTAAAAACAGAAGGGTAGAATTGGCAATTGTAGCCAGTGAAGCATTAAAGCAAGAAGCAAAGCAACAAGTAAAAGGATAA
- a CDS encoding alpha-ketoacid dehydrogenase subunit alpha/beta translates to MQNDKKNIDETVSLKLYKDLLRPRMIEEKMLILLRQGKISKWFSGIGQEAISVGVTNALNDDEYILPMHRNLGVFTTRGIPLNRLFSQWQGKMNGFTKGRDRSFHFGTKEYKIIGMISHLGPQLGVADGIALAEKLQNRNAVTAVFTGEGGTSEGDFHEALNIASVWDLPVIFCIENNGYGLSTPTKEQYNCENLADRGLGYGIESYTIYGNDIIGVYTKVKEIAEDLRENPRPVLIEFQTFRMRGHEEASGTKYVPDELMAEWAEKDPISNYEKQLLEANMISVEKIEALRAEIEEEINYNLKWAFDEPEVEPNMDQEILDVYAPFEYIEIQPGSVVEHIRLVDAISKGLRQSMEKHPDLVIMGQDIADYGGVFKITEGFMDAFGKERVRNTPICESGIVSTAMGLSIKGMKAVVEMQFADFVSSGFNPVVNYLAKSHYRWNEKADVVIRMPCGGDVGAGPFHSQTNEAWFTKTPGLKVAYPAFPYDAKGLLATAINDPNPVLFFEHKALYRIVYQNIPADYYTLPFGKAALLKEGQDITIVSYGAGVHWALDTLEKHPDISADLIDLRTLAPLDIASVYKSVEKTGKLIILQEDSMFGGIASDISALVMENRFQYLDGPVKRVASMETPIPFSKKLENNYLPKERFIFALKELLAY, encoded by the coding sequence ATGCAAAACGATAAAAAGAATATAGACGAAACTGTTTCACTAAAACTCTATAAAGACCTTCTACGTCCTAGGATGATTGAAGAAAAGATGTTGATTCTTTTACGTCAGGGAAAAATCTCCAAATGGTTTAGTGGTATTGGTCAAGAGGCTATTTCTGTAGGGGTGACGAACGCTTTGAACGATGATGAGTATATTTTGCCCATGCATCGGAATTTAGGAGTATTTACTACACGTGGTATTCCTTTAAACCGATTATTTTCTCAATGGCAAGGTAAAATGAACGGTTTTACAAAAGGTAGGGACCGTAGTTTTCACTTCGGCACTAAAGAATATAAAATTATAGGAATGATCAGTCACCTTGGTCCACAATTAGGTGTGGCCGACGGTATTGCTTTAGCCGAAAAACTTCAAAATAGAAATGCGGTTACCGCTGTTTTTACAGGAGAAGGTGGTACTAGTGAAGGGGATTTTCATGAGGCTTTAAACATTGCATCCGTATGGGACCTGCCTGTTATTTTTTGTATTGAAAACAACGGATATGGCCTCTCTACGCCAACAAAAGAACAGTATAACTGTGAGAATCTAGCGGATAGAGGTTTGGGGTATGGAATTGAATCGTATACGATTTATGGTAACGATATCATAGGGGTATACACCAAGGTGAAGGAGATTGCTGAAGATTTACGGGAAAATCCACGTCCGGTTTTAATTGAATTTCAAACGTTTCGAATGCGTGGTCATGAGGAAGCAAGCGGTACTAAATATGTTCCAGATGAACTGATGGCCGAATGGGCGGAGAAGGACCCTATTTCTAATTATGAAAAACAACTTCTAGAAGCTAATATGATATCCGTAGAAAAGATTGAAGCCCTTAGGGCTGAAATTGAAGAGGAAATTAATTATAATTTAAAATGGGCCTTTGACGAACCTGAAGTTGAACCGAATATGGATCAAGAGATTTTGGATGTATACGCACCTTTTGAATATATTGAGATTCAACCAGGAAGTGTTGTTGAACATATTAGGTTGGTAGATGCTATCTCAAAAGGATTACGGCAATCCATGGAAAAACATCCCGATCTGGTAATCATGGGGCAGGATATAGCGGATTACGGTGGAGTTTTCAAAATTACGGAAGGGTTTATGGATGCTTTCGGAAAGGAGCGCGTGCGAAATACACCTATCTGTGAATCGGGGATTGTTTCGACCGCTATGGGATTGTCGATCAAAGGAATGAAAGCCGTGGTGGAAATGCAGTTTGCGGATTTTGTGAGTAGCGGGTTCAATCCCGTAGTCAACTACCTTGCTAAATCTCATTACCGTTGGAACGAAAAAGCAGATGTTGTAATTCGCATGCCCTGCGGGGGCGATGTGGGCGCAGGCCCTTTTCATTCCCAAACCAATGAAGCGTGGTTCACCAAAACCCCAGGGCTCAAAGTAGCCTACCCTGCTTTTCCGTATGATGCGAAGGGGTTACTGGCTACTGCCATCAATGATCCAAATCCGGTTCTGTTCTTTGAGCACAAAGCTTTGTACCGCATTGTTTACCAAAATATACCTGCCGATTATTATACACTTCCTTTCGGGAAAGCGGCTTTATTGAAGGAAGGGCAGGATATAACTATTGTTTCTTATGGAGCAGGAGTGCATTGGGCTTTGGACACGTTAGAGAAACATCCGGATATTTCAGCAGACCTTATTGACTTGCGCACATTGGCTCCTTTGGATATAGCGTCCGTTTATAAATCGGTAGAAAAAACGGGGAAACTTATCATTCTTCAAGAGGACAGTATGTTCGGGGGTATTGCCAGTGATATTTCTGCCTTGGTCATGGAAAATAGATTCCAATATTTAGACGGACCTGTTAAACGTGTAGCTAGTATGGAAACGCCAATTCCTTTTTCAAAAAAGTTAGAAAATAATTATTTACCTAAAGAAAGATTCATTTTTGCACTTAAGGAACTTCTTGCTTATTAG
- a CDS encoding lipocalin family protein, with protein sequence MIKNSVLMLALAVVVSSCSLSKNVREERKTINGNWVLENVGYESNGGSFKSMLFNDANGFCFEGSTWYFLENNSTGSYTIPTSNSVCPGGVRNIRWSVLENENGNDKLQFKYIDEKKKDIYGRTGYRLEIVSLSPSQMTLKSDVNVDGSPVSVVYKFSKQ encoded by the coding sequence ATGATCAAAAATAGCGTATTGATGTTGGCTCTAGCAGTTGTAGTCTCATCATGTTCTCTTTCAAAAAATGTGCGTGAAGAACGCAAAACCATTAATGGTAACTGGGTTTTGGAAAATGTAGGATATGAGAGCAATGGTGGTTCCTTTAAATCCATGCTTTTTAACGATGCCAATGGTTTTTGCTTTGAAGGTAGTACCTGGTATTTCCTAGAAAATAATAGTACCGGCAGTTACACTATACCTACATCTAACAGTGTTTGCCCTGGTGGGGTTAGAAATATTAGATGGTCAGTTCTAGAGAATGAGAATGGCAATGACAAGCTGCAGTTCAAATATATTGACGAAAAGAAAAAAGATATTTACGGTAGAACCGGGTATCGTTTAGAGATTGTATCCTTATCTCCATCTCAGATGACATTAAAATCAGATGTAAATGTGGATGGCAGTCCAGTTTCGGTCGTTTATAAATTTTCAAAACAATAA
- a CDS encoding nucleoside phosphorylase, with translation MQLSASELILNADKSIYHLNLLPEDIAETIITVGDPDRVATVSKFFDSIEVKKGKREFYTHTGTLNGKRISVVSTGIGTDNIDIVFNELDALVNIDFDTRTVKPNKTVLDIVRIGTSGSIRSDIPIDSFLMSEYAMGFDGLLHFYDSEAVQELDVSDAFVNHTNWSPHKSVPYVVKYDESLGKKLFSNRIRLGATVTNIGFYGPQSRVLRLNLRDADLQEKLASFDYKNVKVTNLEMETSGIYGLSKLLGHRAVSMNCILANRANGEFSENPTQSVEELIQYTLEKLTTP, from the coding sequence ATGCAATTAAGCGCCTCTGAGCTTATCCTAAATGCCGATAAGAGCATTTATCATTTAAATTTATTACCCGAAGACATTGCGGAAACTATAATTACGGTCGGTGACCCTGATCGTGTAGCTACGGTTTCCAAGTTCTTTGATTCCATAGAGGTAAAAAAAGGAAAAAGAGAGTTTTATACCCATACGGGAACACTCAATGGGAAACGTATTTCGGTGGTTTCTACTGGAATTGGAACGGATAATATCGACATAGTTTTTAACGAACTTGACGCATTGGTCAATATTGATTTTGATACAAGAACGGTAAAACCAAATAAGACCGTATTGGACATTGTAAGGATTGGCACATCCGGATCTATTAGGTCAGATATCCCAATCGACTCCTTTTTAATGAGCGAATACGCAATGGGTTTTGATGGCCTTTTACACTTCTACGATAGTGAGGCCGTCCAAGAATTGGATGTATCTGATGCTTTTGTAAATCATACAAATTGGTCACCTCATAAGTCAGTGCCATATGTGGTTAAATATGATGAAAGTCTGGGCAAAAAGCTATTTTCAAATCGTATACGATTGGGGGCAACTGTTACCAATATAGGCTTTTACGGACCGCAAAGTAGAGTTTTAAGGCTTAATCTCAGGGATGCTGATCTTCAAGAGAAATTAGCGTCTTTTGACTATAAAAATGTAAAGGTTACCAACCTAGAAATGGAGACTTCGGGCATTTATGGGCTTTCCAAATTGTTAGGTCACCGTGCAGTTTCCATGAACTGTATTTTAGCAAATAGAGCCAACGGAGAGTTTAGTGAAAACCCTACCCAATCCGTTGAAGAACTGATTCAATATACCTTAGAAAAGCTTACAACTCCATAA